One Schistocerca cancellata isolate TAMUIC-IGC-003103 chromosome 1, iqSchCanc2.1, whole genome shotgun sequence genomic region harbors:
- the LOC126163024 gene encoding U3 small nucleolar RNA-interacting protein 2, translating into MLFCVLCTWSKLAKICKMSFFIRTQPKKQSNKRNKVNGEYSDKKRPRKKESEEIDSDEVSESSKSDVESDIGETAQEKKIRLAKIYLEEIEKRERERAEENDVNKDVITSRLQEEIREKSDKYRRNVASKYKGYLKDDVKVLKCKEHSLSLTCVVVSQDGKAMFTASKDGGIVKWSLPEGNKLKSLKGGKDAPHGSRKPTILCLALSSDEKFLVSGGLNKVINVWSPDTFQLLHSFSKHSGAVTGLAFRKGTHQLFSASDDKTVKIWNLDEMSYIETLFGHQTGITSIDALSADRAVTSGGGDNTIRIWKVVEESQLIFNGHRGSIECVKLITEDHFLSCGTDGDLCLWGSMKKKPLCSVSVAHGVSDNSEPNWISSTAAYVNSDLVASGSCNGSVKLWRCGDSYRSLEHLFDILVVGFVNCLAFTPDGSYLIAGVGQEHRLGRWWRNKDAKNSILIIPLLISTE; encoded by the coding sequence ATGTTATTTTGTGTGTTGTGCACGTGGTCAAAACTTGCGAAGATatgtaaaatgtctttttttataaGAACTCAACCAAAAAAGCAGTCAAATAAACGAAACAAAGTTAATGGTGAATACAGTGACAAAAAACGGCCTCGCAAAAAGGAAAGTGAAGAAATAGACAGTGATGAAGTAAGTGAGAGTAGTAAAAGCGATGTTGAAAGTGACATTGGAGAGACAGCTCAAGAGAAGAAGATACGCCTTGCTAAAATTTaccttgaagaaatcgaaaagagggAACGCGAACGTGCCGAGGAAAATGACGTAAATAAGGATGTGATAACGAGTCGTCTTCAGGAAGAGATTAGAGAGAAATCGGATAAGTACAGGAGAAATGTTGCTAGTAAATACAAAGGATATTTAAAGGACGATGTGAAGGTGCTCAAATGTAAAGAACATAGTTTATCCCTTACTTGTGTTGTCGTCTCTCAAGACGGAAAAGCTATGTTCACGGCCTCTAAAGACGGTGGTATAGTAAAATGGTCACTTCCGGaaggaaataaactgaaatcaCTTAAAGGTGGCAAAGATGCGCCTCATGGAAGTCGAAAGCCAACAATTCTGTGCCTTGCTCTCTCGTCGGATGAGAAATTCTTGGTGTCCGGCGGCTTAAACAAAGTTATCAATGTGTGGAGCCCGGATACATTTCAGTTACTTCATTCGTTTTCAAAGCATAGTGGCGCAGTTACTGGACTAGCATTTAGGAAAGGTACGCACCAACTCTTTAGTGCTTCTGACGATAAAACAGTAAAAATATGGAATTTAGATGAAATGTCGTATATTGAAACACTTTTTGGTCATCAAACCGGCATTACCAGTATAGATGCGTTGTCTGCTGACAGAGCTGTGACATCTGGTGGCGGAGACAACACTATCAGGATATGGAAAGTTGTTGAAGAATCTCAGCTCATATTTAATGGACATAGGGGATCTATAGAATGTGTGAAACTGATTACAGAAGATCACTTTCTGTCATGTGGAACTGATGGCGATCTTTGTTTGTGGGGAAGTATGAAGAAGAAACCCTTGTGTTCTGTGTCTGTGGCACATGGTGTTAGTGATAATTCGGAACCAAACTGGATATCTAGCACAGCTGCCTATGTAAATAGTGATCTTGTTGCATCAGGCTCATGTAATGGTTCAGTGAAATTATGGAGATGTGGTGATTCCTATAGATCACTCGAACATTTGTTTGACATTTTAGTGGTTGGTTTTGTTAATTGTCTGGCCTTCACACCTGATGGTAGTTACCTTATTGCTGGAGTTGGTCAAGAGCACAGACTGGGGCGATGGTGGAGAAACAAAGATGCAAAAAATAGTATTCTTATAATACCACTGTTAATtagtacagaataa